A window of Streptomyces sp. SAI-127 contains these coding sequences:
- a CDS encoding 5-oxoprolinase/urea amidolyase family protein has protein sequence MTFDTLLVANRGEIAVRIIRTARELGLRTVAVYSDADRAAPHVRLADQAVRLGPAPAKESYLDTDLVLKAAKDSGAGAIHPGYGFLSEDAAFARRCADAGIVFVGPTPEQLELFGAKHTARAAAEAAGVPLAPGTGLLPSLEEALESAAAIGYPVMLKATGGGGGIGMSACHSADELTDAWDRVQRVAAASFSSAGVFLERLVEQARHVEVQVFGDGEGRVVTFGDRDCSLQRRNQKVLEEAPAPGLPSHVRAQLADSARELCAAVGYRSAGTVEFVYDAAREEAYFLEVNTRLQVEHPVTEEIYGVDLVAWMLRLARGERDVVREPDPPHGHAVEARIYAEDPSREHRPSAGLLTRVEFPTGVRVDGWVETGTEVTTSYDPMLAKIIAYGPDRAHALRRLDEALERTRVDGIETNLGLVRAALADHSLARATHSTATLSQVQDPTPRIEVMAAGTLTTVQDWPGRTGYWQVGVPPCGPMDDRSFRLGNTALGNPEGAPGLECTLQGPSLRFTHATTVCVTGAPATVAVDGTPVAQWVPVTVPAGGVLEVGTPTEHGLRTYVLFTGGLDVPAFLGSASTFTLGRFGGHGGRALRTGDVLHAGRQAEDVQAALGVHGTSGAETPPEGTLLAEAQAEGTPVEDRPSYTSTWHIGAVEGPHAAPEFFTEDDIRDFYAADWKVHFNSARTGVRLVGPKPRWARSDGGEAGLHPSNIHDTPYSVGAVDYTGDMPVLLGPDGPSLGGFVCPATVISTERWKLGQLRPGDTVRFMPVDVSGEPRPAIVDGGVLARDGDVTYRRSGDDNLLVEFGPMHLDLALRMRVHALMDAVAEQGPDGITDLTPGIRSLQIQTDPSRIAQDELLAVVREITASLPPSDELVVRSRTVHLPLSWDDPATREAIARYMAGVRDDAPWCPWNIEFIRRVNGLESVDDVYRTVFDAEYLVLGLGDVYLGAPVATPLDPRHRLVTTKYNPARTWTAENSVGIGGAYLCIYGMEGPGGYQFVGRTTQVWSPWQQRGAFEPGSPWLLRFFDRIRWYPVDADELLELRADITSGRFVPRIEEGTFSLAAYQSFLAEHAESIAEFRSHQQEAFSAERDAWEAAGEFARAAETSAPAAPSAAVTVPPGGRLIEAEFAASVWQLNVQPGDQVAAGQPLLALEAMKMESRVHAPTDGVVAEILARPGDQVEAGTALLVLAPPAQ, from the coding sequence ATGACCTTCGACACCCTCCTCGTCGCCAACCGGGGCGAGATAGCCGTCCGGATCATCCGCACGGCCCGTGAGCTGGGCCTGCGGACGGTCGCGGTGTACTCCGACGCCGACCGCGCCGCACCTCACGTCCGGCTCGCCGACCAGGCCGTACGCCTCGGCCCCGCACCCGCGAAGGAGTCGTACCTCGACACCGACCTGGTGCTGAAGGCGGCCAAGGACTCGGGCGCGGGCGCGATCCATCCCGGTTACGGCTTCCTGTCCGAGGACGCCGCCTTCGCCCGCCGCTGCGCGGACGCGGGGATCGTGTTCGTCGGTCCCACGCCCGAGCAGTTGGAGCTCTTCGGCGCGAAGCACACGGCACGGGCGGCGGCGGAGGCGGCCGGGGTGCCGCTGGCACCGGGCACGGGGCTGCTGCCCTCGCTCGAGGAGGCCCTCGAATCCGCGGCGGCCATCGGCTATCCCGTCATGCTCAAGGCCACCGGCGGTGGCGGCGGCATCGGCATGTCGGCCTGCCACTCCGCCGACGAACTGACCGACGCCTGGGACCGGGTGCAGCGCGTCGCCGCCGCCTCCTTCTCCTCCGCCGGTGTCTTCCTGGAACGGCTCGTGGAGCAGGCCCGCCATGTCGAGGTGCAGGTCTTCGGCGACGGCGAGGGCAGGGTCGTCACCTTCGGCGACCGCGACTGTTCCCTCCAGCGCCGCAACCAGAAAGTCCTGGAGGAGGCGCCGGCACCGGGTCTCCCCTCGCACGTCCGCGCACAACTCGCGGACAGCGCTCGTGAGTTGTGCGCCGCGGTCGGCTACCGCTCCGCGGGAACCGTCGAGTTCGTCTACGACGCCGCCCGCGAGGAGGCCTACTTCCTCGAGGTCAACACCCGCCTCCAGGTGGAGCATCCGGTCACCGAGGAGATCTACGGCGTCGACCTGGTCGCCTGGATGCTCCGCCTGGCCCGCGGCGAGCGGGACGTCGTACGCGAACCGGACCCGCCGCACGGCCACGCCGTCGAGGCACGCATCTACGCCGAGGACCCCTCGCGTGAACACCGGCCCAGCGCGGGGCTGTTGACGCGGGTCGAGTTCCCCACCGGGGTCCGTGTCGACGGCTGGGTGGAGACCGGCACCGAGGTGACGACGTCGTACGACCCGATGCTCGCGAAGATCATCGCGTACGGCCCCGACCGCGCCCACGCCCTCCGGCGGCTGGACGAAGCCCTGGAACGCACCCGCGTCGACGGCATCGAGACCAACCTGGGCCTGGTCCGGGCCGCGCTCGCGGACCATAGCCTCGCCAGGGCGACCCACTCGACGGCGACCCTGTCCCAGGTCCAGGACCCGACCCCGCGCATCGAGGTCATGGCCGCCGGCACCCTCACCACCGTGCAGGACTGGCCGGGCCGTACCGGCTACTGGCAGGTCGGCGTACCCCCGTGCGGCCCGATGGACGACCGTTCCTTCCGGCTCGGCAACACAGCGCTGGGCAACCCGGAAGGTGCCCCCGGCCTCGAATGCACCTTGCAGGGCCCGTCGTTGAGGTTCACCCATGCCACGACCGTCTGCGTGACGGGCGCTCCGGCCACGGTCGCCGTCGACGGCACCCCGGTCGCCCAGTGGGTGCCGGTGACCGTGCCCGCGGGCGGTGTCCTGGAGGTCGGCACACCCACCGAACACGGTCTGCGGACGTACGTCCTCTTCACGGGCGGCCTCGACGTCCCGGCCTTCCTCGGCAGCGCGAGCACCTTCACGCTGGGTCGCTTCGGCGGTCACGGCGGACGGGCGCTGCGGACGGGTGACGTCCTGCACGCGGGCCGCCAGGCCGAGGACGTACAGGCCGCTCTCGGCGTCCACGGGACATCGGGCGCGGAGACTCCGCCCGAGGGGACGCTGCTCGCAGAGGCCCAGGCCGAGGGGACACCGGTCGAGGACCGCCCCTCCTACACCTCCACCTGGCACATCGGCGCCGTGGAAGGTCCGCACGCCGCCCCGGAGTTCTTCACCGAGGACGACATCCGCGACTTCTACGCCGCCGACTGGAAGGTCCACTTCAACTCGGCCCGCACCGGTGTCCGCCTGGTCGGGCCCAAGCCCCGCTGGGCCCGCAGCGACGGCGGCGAGGCCGGCCTGCACCCCTCCAACATCCACGACACCCCCTACTCGGTCGGCGCGGTCGACTACACGGGTGACATGCCGGTGCTGCTGGGCCCGGACGGGCCCTCCCTCGGCGGGTTCGTGTGCCCGGCGACCGTCATCAGCACCGAGCGCTGGAAGCTGGGCCAGCTGCGCCCGGGCGACACCGTGCGCTTCATGCCGGTGGACGTCTCGGGCGAGCCCCGCCCGGCGATCGTGGACGGCGGTGTCCTCGCCCGCGACGGTGATGTGACGTACCGTCGCAGCGGCGACGACAATCTGCTGGTCGAATTCGGCCCCATGCACCTGGACCTGGCTCTGCGCATGCGTGTCCACGCGCTGATGGACGCGGTCGCCGAGCAGGGCCCCGACGGCATCACCGACCTCACCCCCGGCATCCGCTCCCTGCAGATCCAGACGGACCCCAGCCGCATCGCCCAGGACGAACTCCTCGCCGTCGTACGGGAGATCACCGCGTCCCTCCCCCCGTCCGACGAACTGGTCGTCCGCTCCCGCACGGTCCACCTCCCCCTCTCCTGGGACGACCCCGCCACCCGCGAGGCGATCGCCCGCTACATGGCCGGCGTTCGCGACGACGCGCCCTGGTGCCCCTGGAACATCGAGTTCATCCGCCGCGTCAACGGCCTGGAGTCGGTGGACGACGTCTACCGCACCGTCTTCGACGCGGAGTACCTGGTCCTGGGCCTGGGCGACGTGTACCTGGGCGCCCCGGTGGCCACCCCGCTCGACCCGCGACACCGCCTGGTGACCACGAAGTACAACCCGGCGCGCACCTGGACGGCCGAGAACTCGGTCGGGATCGGCGGAGCGTATCTCTGCATCTACGGCATGGAGGGCCCCGGTGGCTACCAGTTCGTGGGCCGTACGACCCAGGTGTGGTCGCCCTGGCAGCAGCGCGGCGCGTTCGAGCCGGGCTCGCCCTGGCTGCTGCGCTTCTTCGACCGCATCAGGTGGTATCCGGTGGACGCGGACGAACTCCTGGAGCTGCGGGCCGACATCACGTCCGGACGTTTCGTTCCCCGCATCGAGGAGGGCACCTTCTCGCTCGCCGCGTACCAGTCCTTCCTCGCCGAACACGCCGAGTCCATAGCGGAGTTCAGGTCCCATCAGCAGGAGGCCTTCTCCGCGGAGCGGGACGCGTGGGAGGCGGCGGGCGAGTTCGCGCGGGCAGCGGAGACGTCCGCACCGGCCGCCCCCTCTGCCGCGGTGACGGTCCCCCCGGGCGGGCGTCTCATCGAGGCCGAATTCGCCGCCTCCGTATGGCAGTTGAACGTCCAGCCGGGCGACCAGGTGGCCGCCGGACAGCCGCTCCTCGCCTTGGAGGCGATGAAGATGGAGTCCAGGGTGCACGCGCCGACCGATGGCGTGGTCGCGGAGATCCTGGCCAGGCCGGGCGACCAGGTGGAGGCGGGGACGGCACTGCTCGTCCTGGCCCCGCCCGCACAGTGA
- a CDS encoding urea amidolyase associated protein UAAP2, which yields MKTVVPARAAWSRVIREGETLTITDLHGNQAVDFLVYDAHDTSVRYSAPDTIQAQGGIFLTTGSVLMSGEHTPLMTVTADDVGRHDTVGGACSKESNTLRYGHHTWSQHACVDNFLAEGAKHGLGKRDLVSNINWYMNVPVEKDGTLGIVDGISAPGLSLTLRAERDVLVLVSNCPQINNPCNGFDPTPVEMTIEAAETTIGAAEKTIGAAR from the coding sequence ATGAAGACCGTGGTTCCGGCCCGCGCCGCCTGGTCCCGCGTCATCCGCGAGGGCGAGACGCTCACCATCACCGACCTGCACGGCAACCAGGCCGTCGACTTCCTCGTCTACGACGCCCACGACACGTCGGTCCGCTACAGCGCCCCCGACACCATCCAGGCGCAGGGCGGCATCTTCCTCACCACGGGCAGCGTGCTGATGTCCGGAGAGCACACCCCGCTGATGACGGTCACCGCAGACGACGTGGGCCGCCACGACACCGTCGGCGGCGCCTGCTCCAAGGAGTCGAACACCCTGCGCTACGGCCATCACACCTGGTCGCAGCACGCCTGCGTGGACAACTTCCTCGCCGAGGGCGCGAAGCACGGTCTCGGCAAGCGCGACCTCGTCTCCAACATCAACTGGTACATGAACGTGCCGGTCGAGAAGGACGGCACTCTCGGCATCGTCGACGGCATCTCCGCGCCGGGCCTCTCGCTCACGCTGCGCGCCGAGCGCGACGTCCTCGTCCTGGTCTCCAACTGCCCCCAGATCAACAACCCTTGCAACGGCTTCGACCCGACACCCGTGGAGATGACGATCGAGGCCGCGGAGACGACGATCGGGGCCGCTGAGAAGACGATCGGGGCCGCACGATGA
- a CDS encoding urea amidolyase associated protein UAAP1, translating into MATQTTYGARDHARAQEGTRAEAMPVVPAGDWPDPPCEAGHLVWAETVAGGNYTHRVLGRGTELRLTDPHGDACAHLLLYAEGRPWERLNVADTVKVQWNAYLGEGQLLLSDQGRVLASVVSDTSGRHDALCGTSTLVRNTGRYGDGTPQSPSPAGRELFKLAAAKNGLEPRDLPPSLSFFQGVRIREDGTLDFTGSVGPGGSVTLRAEQDLTVLIANVPHPADPRPDYTCTPLEVLAWRAEPTRAGHALWDATPEGRRAFLNTAEFLASKGHA; encoded by the coding sequence ATGGCCACGCAGACCACGTACGGAGCCCGAGACCACGCCCGCGCCCAGGAGGGCACCCGCGCCGAGGCCATGCCCGTCGTCCCGGCCGGCGACTGGCCGGACCCACCCTGCGAGGCGGGCCACCTGGTGTGGGCGGAGACCGTCGCGGGCGGCAACTACACCCACCGCGTCCTCGGCCGCGGCACCGAACTGCGCCTCACCGACCCGCACGGAGACGCCTGCGCCCACCTCCTCCTGTACGCGGAGGGCCGCCCCTGGGAGCGTCTGAACGTCGCCGACACGGTCAAGGTCCAGTGGAACGCCTACCTCGGCGAGGGCCAACTGCTCCTGTCCGACCAGGGCCGCGTCCTCGCGAGCGTCGTCTCCGACACCTCCGGCCGCCACGACGCCCTCTGCGGCACCTCCACCCTGGTCCGCAACACCGGGCGCTACGGCGACGGCACCCCCCAGAGTCCCTCCCCCGCCGGCCGTGAGCTCTTCAAGCTGGCAGCCGCGAAGAACGGCCTCGAACCCCGCGATCTGCCCCCGTCCCTCTCCTTCTTCCAGGGCGTCCGGATCCGCGAGGACGGCACCCTCGACTTCACCGGCTCAGTGGGTCCCGGCGGCAGCGTCACCCTTCGCGCCGAACAGGACCTGACGGTGCTGATCGCGAACGTCCCGCACCCCGCCGACCCACGGCCCGACTACACATGCACCCCCCTGGAAGTCCTCGCCTGGCGCGCCGAACCCACCCGTGCCGGCCACGCCCTCTGGGACGCCACTCCCGAAGGCCGCCGCGCCTTCCTCAACACCGCCGAATTCCTCGCCTCGAAGGGACACGCATGA
- a CDS encoding TetR/AcrR family transcriptional regulator — translation MGTTSGAAESGRRVGRPRAARRPDSGLAPRDELLVAAAELFTSLGYAATSTRAVAERAGMRQASMYHYVSGKEELLAELLESTVTPSLAYARELLADDTVPAENRLWELCRADTEVLCGGPHNLGGLYLLPEVRAERFAGFHAVRAELKDAYRQLLAATPTGGALAKNELDLRTDLLFGLIESVILIHRSDPERPVSVFAEATADAALRIAGI, via the coding sequence ATGGGTACGACAAGCGGTGCGGCGGAGTCCGGGCGACGGGTCGGCAGGCCGCGGGCCGCTCGGCGGCCGGACAGCGGGCTGGCGCCGCGTGACGAACTCCTCGTCGCCGCAGCCGAGTTGTTCACCTCCCTGGGCTACGCCGCCACCAGCACCCGGGCGGTCGCCGAGCGCGCGGGCATGCGGCAGGCGTCCATGTACCACTACGTCTCCGGCAAGGAGGAGCTCCTCGCCGAGCTCCTGGAGTCCACCGTCACGCCCTCGTTGGCGTACGCCCGCGAGCTGCTCGCCGACGACACGGTCCCGGCAGAGAACCGGCTGTGGGAGCTGTGCCGCGCGGACACCGAGGTGCTGTGCGGCGGGCCGCACAATCTCGGCGGGCTCTATCTGCTGCCCGAGGTGCGTGCCGAGCGGTTCGCCGGTTTCCATGCCGTGCGCGCCGAACTCAAGGACGCCTACCGGCAGTTGCTCGCCGCCACGCCGACGGGCGGCGCCCTCGCCAAGAACGAGCTCGACCTGCGCACGGACCTGTTGTTCGGCCTGATCGAGAGCGTGATCCTCATCCACCGCTCCGACCCCGAGCGCCCTGTCTCGGTCTTCGCGGAGGCCACCGCGGACGCGGCCCTGCGCATCGCCGGAATCTGA
- a CDS encoding ATP-binding protein, producing the protein MVSVQSPPGRRELPYARVLLLPAIVMAAATGAAVAAVQQPARAAVGWCGAIATLLVIAVAAEAVRRGRELRDQRLEHARQTADLQRRIADQDQDLTRFAKEIAPTALDWLRRGISPGEVIRQLGDVDPAWANLPEAQIRLLKTVLTIVDTEEIMRDAAQRSFVNIARRVQAIVHQQANELREMEEDHGRNPEVFDDLLRIDHGTALIGRLADSISVLGGGRPGRQWPEPVALYSVLRGAMSRILEYRRIDLSSIAKVNVKGTAVEPVIHAAAELLDNATRYSPPQSKVHVTATEVQTGVCIEIEDAGVSLSEEARLRAEGMLERAKAGVDLQDLGESPRLGLAVVGRLCQAYDMQVSLRASAYGGVRAILVVPSDMLTDEPGVGLAHGIGATAVPKAELGALPGPKRTIKKRRPTSPKFTTPVSMEDDVPEVTEWTANGLPQRRSRVKTSLTQRYAEQAEIERAEREGRPTIWSTAQREPEPEQKPDDTPPGLWVQAFMDGLKRPTSSTVTQPTDEPARTEAEDEGNLK; encoded by the coding sequence ATGGTGAGTGTTCAATCCCCCCCAGGACGCCGTGAACTGCCGTATGCGCGCGTACTGTTGCTCCCCGCCATAGTCATGGCCGCGGCGACCGGGGCCGCCGTCGCGGCAGTGCAGCAGCCCGCCCGGGCCGCTGTCGGCTGGTGCGGCGCCATCGCCACACTGCTGGTGATCGCGGTGGCGGCCGAAGCCGTCCGGCGCGGTCGCGAACTGCGGGACCAGCGTCTCGAACACGCCCGTCAGACCGCGGATCTGCAGCGGCGCATCGCTGACCAGGACCAGGACCTGACCCGGTTCGCGAAGGAGATCGCGCCCACAGCGCTGGACTGGCTGCGCCGCGGAATTTCCCCCGGAGAGGTGATTCGCCAACTCGGCGATGTCGACCCCGCGTGGGCGAACCTTCCCGAGGCGCAGATCCGCCTGCTCAAGACGGTGCTCACCATCGTCGACACCGAGGAGATCATGCGTGACGCCGCGCAGCGCTCCTTCGTGAACATCGCGCGTCGCGTCCAGGCCATCGTCCACCAACAGGCCAACGAACTGCGGGAGATGGAGGAGGACCACGGCCGCAATCCCGAGGTCTTCGACGACCTCCTGCGCATCGACCACGGCACCGCGCTGATCGGCCGCCTCGCCGACTCCATCTCCGTCCTCGGCGGCGGCCGCCCCGGACGTCAGTGGCCGGAGCCCGTCGCGCTGTACAGCGTGCTGCGCGGCGCCATGTCCCGGATCCTGGAGTACCGGCGCATCGACCTGTCCTCGATCGCCAAGGTCAACGTCAAGGGCACCGCCGTCGAACCGGTCATCCACGCCGCGGCCGAACTCCTCGACAACGCCACGCGGTACTCCCCGCCGCAGAGCAAGGTGCATGTCACCGCCACCGAGGTGCAGACCGGCGTCTGCATCGAGATCGAGGACGCCGGCGTCAGCCTCAGCGAGGAGGCCCGGCTGAGGGCCGAGGGCATGCTGGAGCGGGCCAAGGCCGGTGTGGACCTCCAGGATCTGGGTGAGTCGCCGCGACTCGGCCTCGCCGTCGTGGGCCGGCTCTGCCAGGCGTACGACATGCAGGTCTCCCTGCGTGCCTCCGCGTACGGCGGCGTACGCGCCATCCTCGTCGTGCCCAGCGACATGCTCACCGACGAGCCCGGCGTCGGGCTCGCCCACGGCATCGGCGCCACCGCCGTGCCCAAGGCCGAACTGGGCGCCCTGCCCGGCCCCAAGCGCACGATCAAGAAGCGCCGCCCCACCAGCCCCAAGTTCACGACACCGGTCTCCATGGAGGACGACGTCCCGGAGGTCACCGAGTGGACGGCCAACGGGCTGCCGCAGCGCCGCAGCCGGGTCAAGACCTCGCTCACCCAGCGCTACGCCGAGCAGGCCGAGATCGAACGCGCCGAGCGGGAAGGGCGCCCGACGATCTGGTCGACGGCCCAGCGCGAGCCGGAGCCGGAGCAGAAGCCGGACGACACCCCACCCGGCCTGTGGGTCCAGGCGTTCATGGACGGCCTCAAGCGGCCCACCTCTTCCACAGTCACCCAGCCGACCGACGAACCGGCCCGTACCGAGGCCGAAGACGAGGGGAACCTCAAGTGA